One Equus asinus isolate D_3611 breed Donkey chromosome 19, EquAss-T2T_v2, whole genome shotgun sequence genomic region harbors:
- the PRLH gene encoding prolactin-releasing peptide yields the protein MKATRAWLLCLLLLGLALQGAASRAHQHSMEIRTPDIDPAWYMGRRIRPVGRFGRRGAALGLQPSLRHRQVCLLLEGGAESSQDE from the exons ATGAAGGCAACGCGAGCCTGGCTCCTGTGcctgctgctgctgggcctgGCCCTGCAGGGGGCTGCGAGCCGAGCCCACCAGCACTCCATGGAGATCCGCA CCCCTGACATCGATCCTGCCTGGTACATGGGCCGCAGAATCCGACCAGTGGGCCGCTTCGGCAGGAGGGGAGCAGCCCTGGGGCTGCAGCCGAGCCTCAGGCACCGGCAGGTCTGCCTCCTCTTGGAAGGAGGCGCTGAGTCCTCCCAGGATGAGTGA